tagagactctggagtctggtctggtctactcattagagactctggagtctggtctactcattagagactctggagtctggtctactcattagagactctggagtctggtctactcattagagactctggagtctggtctactcattagagactctggagtctggtctactcattagagactctggagtctggtctactcattagagactctggagtctggtctactcattagagactctggagtctggtctactcattagagactctggagtctggtctactcattagagactctggagtctggtctactcattagagactctggagtctggtctactcattagagactctggagtctggtctactcattagagactctggagtctggtctactcattagagactctggagtctggtctactcattagagactctggagtctggtctactcattagagactctggagtctggtctactcattagagactctggagtctggtctactcattagagactctggagtctggtctactcattagagactctggagtctggtctactcattagagactctggagtctggtctactcattagagactctggagtctggtctactcattagagactctggagtctggtctactcattagagactctggagtctggtctactcattagagactctggagtctggtctactcattagagactctggagtctggtctactcattagagactctggagtctggtctactcattagagactctggagtctggtctactcattagagactctggagtctggtctactcattagagactctggagtctggtctactcattagagactctggagtctggtctactcattagagactctggagtctggtctactcattagagactctggagtctggtctactcattagagactctggagtctggtctactcattagagactctggagtctggtctactcattagagactctggagtctggtctactcattagagactctggagtctggtctactcattagagactctggagtctggtctactcattagagactctggagtctggtctactcattagagactctggagtctggtctactcattagagactctggagtctggtctactcattagagactctggagtctggtctactcattagagactctggagtctggtctactcattagagactctggagtctggtctactcattagagactctggagtctggtctactcattagagactctggagtctggtctactcattagagactctggagtctggtctactcattagagactctggagtctggtctactcattagagactctggagtctggtctactcattagagactctggagtctggtctactcattagagactctggagtctggtctactcattagagactctggagtctggtctactcattagagactctggagtctggtctactcattagagactctggagtctggtctactcattagagactctggagtctggtctactcattagagactctggagtctggtctactcattagagactctggagtctggtctactcattagagactctggagtctggtctactcattagagactctggagtctggtctactcattagagactctggagtctggtctactcattagagactctggagtctggtctactcattagagactctggagtctggtctactcattagagactctggagtctggtctactcattagagactctggagtctggtctactcattagagactctggagtctggtctactcattagagactctggagtctggtctactcattagagactctggagtctggtctactcattagagactctggagtctggtctactcattagagactctggagtctggtctactcattagagactctggagtctggtctactcattagagactctggagtctggtctactcattaTTAGTCATTAAGTCATTTTTTAggcaaaaatacaaaacaaaacaaaaatgttggTTTCAGCTTTTCCAATGTGAATAATCAGAAAAATgaatgtgtttcagtgtttcagtgtttcagtgtttcagtgtttcagtgtttcttccATGTTCTAGACGGTTAATAGATCTCTGAAGGAACTAATGCGTTTCATTGATGATGTCGTCCTCTAGGCTCCGTTGAGGCGACCAATCTTCTGCTTCCTGTCCCCGTTTCCTCTGCACTCCTGAGTCCACTCAGAGATCAGCACCTGAAGGCAGCACATCCAAATGAGCCGGCCGTCGCAGGCGAAACTAACCACATCCGACCACAACGGCGTGAGCGTCATCCAGAGTCAGGCCCACGCCGCCGCCGCTTCGTCCTCGTCCGTCGCCGGACTGCAACAAGTCCCCCAGCTCGTCCCCGCCGACCCTTCAGCCGGAGGCGGTAAGGCCCTCTCCCCCAGCGAGATGAAGAAACCCCACGCGGAGAAAGACAGCGACGAGTACCGCCAGCGCCGCGAACGCAACAACCTGGCGGTGAAGAAGAGCCGCATGCGCAGCAAGCAGAAGGCGCAGGACACGCAGCAGCGCGTCAACGAGCTGAAGGAGGAGAACGAGCGGCTGGAGGCCAAAATCAAACTGCTGAGCAAAGAGCTGAGCGTGCTCAAAGACCTCTTCCTGGAGCACGCTCACAACCTGGCCGACAACGTCCAGCCGCCCGCCGGCGCCGAGGGCTCCAGCCCCGCCCCCAACAACGCCTCCACCAACGGGCAGTGAGGGGGCGGAGCCACGGGGACCTTTATCAGCCCGCTGCAGCTTTTCTGGAAGCTTCTGTCACTTTGGGAACACGgcctcacttcttcttcttcttctacttcttcttcttcacgcTCCTCAGATTCAACCCCGTCTGCAAAAAGGTTTCCCACAATCCTCCTGGAGAAGTTTTAAAGTTTAGATTTTGATACCAGAGCTGGAGATGATCTGATGATCTGATGATCTGATGATCCCGTCAGGAGGAGACGTTTTAGAACAtcagacatttgttttaatataaTGAATCAGACTCAGTCCAGTTGAGACTCTACAGGCTGGAAGAGAGAACCAGTTTGTGTCGGTCAGATCCATGAAAACGTTTTGGACTTTGATGCTGAACAGACTCCGGCATCATGTGAGGAGCCAACAGGATCCAACAGTCACACGTTATTGATCCATTGATTGATGGATTGATTGATTAGAGGAATGAGAGGAGCTCCTACATGTGGACATGTGGACCAGCGAGCGTCTGTAGGAGCTCCTCCTTATACCAGTCTGGACCTGTCAGAGTCCGGCGGTCTGGACCTGTCAGAGTCCGGCGGGCTGGATGGAGATGTGTAAATTGTTGAATTCCCTTTTTTCAGGATGTGTATTTTCTTCTGTTAAAATGTTTCGTTAACAAAATGTGATGAGAGAAGGTTTTATGTTCACTACATGGTCTGGTTCCAAGGCCCGGACCTGCTCAGAGGTTCAGCTCAGAGGTTCAGCTCAGAGGTTCAGCTCAGAGGTTCAGCTCAGAGGTTCAGCTCAGAGGTTCAGCTCAGAGGTTCATCCATCAGTCTGTGTTTCTACTGAAATGAAGAGAGTCAACTCTTGTAACTCTTCAGTGAGCAGACGAGGCTGCAGCTCTCAGGTCGCCCCGGCTGCTGTACAGACTCTAGGTAACAGCAGGATTATCCTCCTTCAGGGGTTGAGTTGAGTTTCACCCGTTTAGGAACCGACCTGGGTCGACCCGTCCGATCTGTGGCTGAGAGATCTGCAGGTGAACTCACCTGTCGCCCGACACCAGAGCTCACTGAAGCTTCTAAAGaataaagagaaacaacaacacgctGCAACGTGCAGCAAAACCCTCCCACACATCACTAAATCAATTCATATTAGTGCACGTGTCAAAGTTCACGTGATAATATGGCCTTGTTTTAACTCCACATTAACATCTGGATTCAGTGTGTTGTTGTCCAACGGGTGTTACTGCTGCAGCCAATAATCAATACGGCTGATTAATCTATCAGTTCTGGTGATGATTCATCTTTAAGTCTTCACCGTGATGATCAATCATCAGAACAGCAGCTGATGATTGATCATGCTGATCAACTAAtcaatcatttcatttaatttagttcatatttatttaatcaGTCCGTCTAATTGAGAACACAACTACacaataaacaggaattaaaacaaCTACacaataaacaggaattaaaacaaCTACACaataaacaggaaataaaacaacGACAcaatgaacaggaattaaaacAACGACAcaatgaacaggaattaaaacAACGACAcaatgaacaggaattaaaacAACGACacaattaacaggaattaaaacaaCGACacaattaacaggaattaaaacaaCGACacaattaacaggaattaaaacaaCGACacaattaacaggaattaaaacaaCGACacaattaacaggaattaaaacaaCGACacaattaacaggaattaaaacaaCGACACaataaacaggaaataaaacgacacaataaacaggaattaaaacaaCGACAcaatgaacaggaattaaaacAACGACacaataaacaggaattaaaacgacacaattaacaggaattaaaacaaCGACacaataaacaggaattaaaacaaCGACACaataaacaggaaataaaacaacgacacaataaacaggaattaaaacaaCGACacaataaacaggaattaaaacaaCGACacaataaacaggaattaaaacaaCGACACaataaacaggaaataaaacgacacaataaacaggaattaaaacaaCGACACaataaacaggaaataaaacaacGACACAATAAACGAATTAAAACAACGACacaattaacaggaattaaaacaaCGACacaattaacaggaattaaaacgacacaaacaggaattaaaacaaCGACACAATAAACAGGATTAAAACCAGTAAATCCATCTGATAatgaagctgtaaaatgaataaCATGTTAAATAGACTCCTCCAGTCTGcttcatatattcatatattcatatatatatatacatgtatatatatatatgtgtgtaaagAGACGTTTCAGTGGAGCTGAAACCAACAACCATCACtgatccctctctctccagacaAGCTCCTCTTCTAGCTTTTAAagtggaaataataataacaattaataatttaataaccGTCTGAAACTGAAAGATGAATTAGCTCTTATTATTGATCAGCTGActgattattaatatcatattataaCTGGCCACAGGTGAGACGGTCGGACCCAGGTTGTGAGATATTAATGTgtcagattgtgtgtgtgtgtgtgtgtgtgtgtgtgtgtgtgtgtgtgtgtgtgtttttctgggCGGATCCAGACACCTCACCTGGATCAGACAGCTTTAATGAAACCCGCTCTGAAACGGGGCCGGGTCCTTAATGAGGTCTGAGCAGATCTGGACATGCCCCCCCGCCcctcggcggcggcggcggcatgttgttgttgtcacactttataataatgatGAGCTTTGTGTGGGCGTGGACTGTTTGTCTGTCAGGAGCTTCACAACCGCCCTGCAGGAATGTTGTTGACTGTCTGAGTCCTGCTGCTCCACCAACGCTCCACCAACGCTCCCACAACGCTCCACCAACGCTCCACCAACGCTCTCACAACGCTCCACCAACGCTCAGCACAACGCTCCACCAACGCTCCACTAACGTTCTCAGTGTTCCACCAATGTTGTaatctttgtaaaacaaaatgtaacaaataaattaacatatttctattttatttatacaaattacatttttatttattattataataaattgtacttcagtaacttggtaaaaatttgagtcagtatcagaccaatatctgatccggtatcggttcAACCCGAACGTTTTCTATCACTGATCATCTCGATATAACCGTCATACCGGTTCGTACCGGCTCGTACCGGTTCGTACCGGCTCGCACCGGTTCGCACCGGTTCGCACCGGTTCCTGTTGTGACCGGCTCTCCTGCTGGATCCTGACTGGTTCTGTGGATGTTGTGATCATGTTCTGACTGACTGATGTGGATTCAGGCTGATATCAATATTTGATACTGAAGACGAAATATCagataaatatttgttttgtttacagtttGAACGCTGTGGGAACGCTGTGGGAACGCTGTGGGAACGCTGTGGGAACGCTGTGAGAACGCTGTGGGAACGCTGTGGGAACGCTGTGAGAACGCTGTGGGAACGCTGTGGGAACGCTGTGGGAACGCTGTGAGAACGCTGTGGGAACGCTGTGAGAACGCTGTGGGAACGCTGTGGGAACGCTGTGGGAACGCTGTGGGAACGCTGTGAGAACGCTGTGGGAACGCTGTGGGAACGCTGTGGGAACGCTGTGAGAACGCTGTGGGAACGCTGTGAGAACGCTGTGGGAACGTTGTGAGAACGCTGTGGGAACGTTGTGGGAATGTTATGGGAACGCTCACCGGGGCCGCCGCCGGGCACAGCCTCCATCTTTTTCACTTTtctatggtgtttttttctaCTGGTTCTTCCAGCAGCATGTTTGTAGAGAAGTCTTTGCATGAGGTCTCTGAGGTCTGCAGACTGTTACTGTTCCCTCCTCTGATGGGATGTCTGCTCTGAATGTTGCTGGGCAGCATTTCTCTGTCGTCGCTCAGCTTTTTTTATATCCGAGGAATCTGGGGTCACGTGCATTGTAAATTAAAATTGAGTATAAAAGTTCAACCGTGTGTTCTGGGTTTTTATTCCAGATGTGAAAAGCAGCACAAGATGAAAAGTTTGAATTCATAATTAGTTTTTACTCCCTCAGAGagtctcatcatcatcatcttcatcatcatcataaaacTCTCACAGCTTTATTACAAGTTCTACGTCTCCAGATGTGTCCAGCTGAGTGAAGATGAAGCAGCAGATGTGTCGAGTGTGTTCATTGGTTGATTTAATGTGTCAGAGGTGAACCAGGAAGAACCGGTACCTTCACCGGTTCCAGCCTCTCACAGACAGTAGAGTCGGTCGGGATCAGCTGCAGGTCTCCGATACCACCCAGatgttggaggaggaggagaggtggtcGTCGTGGTAACAGCTGTAGTTGAACTGAGCTGAGATCGGCTCTGAacaaacagacagcagctggacggtCGACACAGAGACgcgctacagcagcagcagccaatcagaggcctcCTACTGAGTGATGCTTCACTCCGTCTCTGAGGTTCACGTCCAGACGTCAGATAATAACGATGAGTATTTCATATAAACTCAACAGAAACGTCTCTGTGACTGAACTTTGACTTTAAACTTTGTCACAGACAcagaacatgaataaataaaaactcttTACTCTTTCTTATCTTCACTTTTTAATCTCctctttttcttattattattgttctgttattcattctttcctttttcctctcctgaTGTTTCTGATAGTTTTTAATTTCTCTTTTAAACTTTgtcacagaaacaaaataaaaaaagaaacttaagAAAAATGGCGATGGGCGCCCgctaaaaataatacaaaaataaaacatgcgGCCTTCCTCAATTTCTGCTTCGAAAAAAAaacgaagaaaaacaaagaaaaagaaaccgGCCCCGTAGTCCCGGTCCCGTAGACCCGGTCCCGTAGACCCGGTCCCGTAGTCCCGGTCCCATAGACCCGGTCCCGTAGACCCGGTCCCGTAGTCCCGGTCCCGTAGACCCGGCCCCGTAAACCCGGTCCCGTAGTCCCGGCCCCGTAGACCCGGTCCCGTAGTCCCGGCCCCGTAGACCCGGCCCCGTAGTCCCGGCCCCGTAGTCCCGGCCCCGTAGACCCGGTCCCGTAGTCCCGGTCCCGTAGACCCGGTCCCGTAGTCCCGGCCCCGTAGACCCGGTCCCGTAGTCCCGGCCCCGTAGACCCGGTCCCGTAGTCCCGGCCCCGTAGACCCGGCCCCGTAGTCCCGGCCCCGTAGTCCCGGCCCCGTAGACCCGGCCCCGTAGTCCCGGCCCCGTAGACCCGGCCCCGTAGTCCCGGCCCCGTAGACCCGGCCCCGTAGTCCCGGCCCCGTAGACCCGGTCCCGTAGTCCCGGCCCCGTAGTCCCGGCCCCGTAGACCCGGCCCCGTAGTCCCGGCCCCGTAGACCCGGTCCCGTAGTCCCGGCCCCGTAGACCCGGTCCCGTAGTCCCGGCCCCGTAGACCCGGTCCCGTAGTCCCGGTCCCGTAGTCCCGGTCCCGTAGACCCGGTCCCGTAGACCCGGTCCCGTAGTCCCGGCCCCGTAAACCCGGTCCCGTAGTCCCGGCCCCGTAGACCCGGTCCCGTAGTCCCGGCCCCGTAGACCCGGTCCCGTAGACCCGGTCCCGTAGTCCCGGCCCCGTAGACCCGGTCCCGTAGTCCCGGCCCCGTAGTCCCGGCCCCGTAGTCCCGGCCCCGTAGACCCGGTCCCGTAGTCCCGGCCCCGTAGACCCGGTCCCGTAGTCCCGGCCCCGTAGTCCCGGCCCCGTAGACCCGGTCCCGTAGTCCCGGTCCCGTAGACCCGGTCCCGTAGTCCCGGTCCCGTAGACCCGGTCCCGTAGACCCGGTCCCGTAGTCCCGGCCCCGTAAACCCGGTCCCGTAGTCCCGGCCCCGTAGACCCGGTCCCGTAGTCCCGGCCCCGTAGACCCGGTCCCGTAGTCCCGGCCCCGTAGTCCCGGCCCCGTAGACCCGGTCCCGTAGACCCGGTCCCGTAGTCCCGGCCCCGTAGACCCGGTCCCGTAGTCCCGGCCCCGTAGTCCCGGCCCCGTAGTCCCGGCCCCGTAGACCCGGTCCCCGTTTGTAGATCtcgttgtagtgaaactgaagAAACACGTTTTAGGGactaattgtttatttatatgatAATAAATTCAGTTATTTAAATCGGCTCCAGGCGGTCCAGGCGGTCCAGGCGGTCCAGGCGGTCCAGGCGGTCCAGGCGGTCCAGACCCCTGTAGAATCGGCCCTGTAGCCTGTAGAATGTTCTTCTTCTCCAGTTCTGTTGATTTAAATCAGTTCTCTGCAAACATTTCACACATCAGCCCAGAGcacacagagtgtgtgtgtgtgtgtgtgtgtgtgtgtgtgtgtgggtcatCGGTCCGGCCTTGAAGAGCAAACAGAGCCAGACTGATGAAGGTGAATGATTGACGCGATGACATCACGACCGCCTCCGACCAATAAACCGACGGTCAAAGGTCAGACGACGGCGAGCGTCTCCGCCTGACACCAACAGGACCGGtcctcctcccacctcctcctcccagcgTTACCATAGTTACCAGCGCTGTCAGCACCTAAAAATAGCcccgctctgtgtgtgtgtgtgtgtgtgtgtgcgtgcgtgcgtgcgtgcgtgtgtgtgagataatGAACTCTGTTAAACTTTACAACATGTTTCCTGTCTGGAGACTCAGGAGCTCCGACTGGTTCCTGATCAATGATCTCTATAATCAATAAAGATTACACTGGACCGGTTGGACTGGTTAAACTGGTTCAGACTGGTTAGACTGGTTGGACTGGTTTAGACTGGTTGGACTGGTTTAGACTGGTTAGACTGGCTAGACCGGTTAGACTGGTTAGACCGGTTGGACTGGTTAGACTGGTTTCAACTGGTTGGACTGGTTAGATTGGTTAGACTGGTTAGACTGGTTTTGACTGGCTAGACTGGTTACACTGGTTGGACTGGTTTAGACTGGTTAGACTGGCTAGACTGGTTAGACATGAAGTGAGTGAAATGTTTCTGTACATTTATGTATAGTTTCACTAAAGCTGCAGGATCAGCGttatggaggacagaagctgccccaataaaaaataaatgacgcgataaataaataaataaataaatgtgtcattaaatgtaccaaaataatatttaacTTAATGTAGtcataaataattaataaaatgtgacataaactgatatttctgtttaaatttgtttttttttgtattaatttatctttgtattaattcccataTTCATTTAtgcttctgtttaattttcctttttatttccttttttgtttatttatttatttttggcatttgttttttatttatttcctttacGATAACACACGTTGAGTGAcggccccctcatttgcataatgaggcagaaatgaataaagaaatgtaaaaataaaagaatacagaaataaataagtttgggggaaTAAACAAGAGAAGAATCAATAACCTCTGATTGGTGGAGCCTGAAGGTGGAGGTGTGGTCAGATTATTTAGTCAACAGAAGAAGAGAGCTCGACGTCTCTGCCCTCTGATTGGTTCCTCCCTCCTGGCGGCGGTACCGTCCCTCCCTCTGGTACCTGGGGGAGAGGAGGTCGAGCTGAGGGCGTGCGAGGCTGTTTCTGGCCAGGAGAGCGAGCGGGGAGCGTAAACTGATATTAATGTTCTGCAGAGGAAGTTATCAGGAACATCACTcagcctgagagagagacagagagagagagagagagagagacagagagagagacagagagagagacagagagagagagagagtttcttCTTCTACAGAAACTAAACCACTGAGTGAGAACAGGACCGGTTTAAAGCACCGGAGACAGTCTTGGTTGGAGTGAGACATCAGTATAacaataactataataataacaataacaataacaacaataactataacaataacaataacaataactataataataacaataataataacaacaataactatAACAATAACTATAACAATAACcataactataataataactataacaataactataataataactaactataaCAATAACTATAACaataactaactataataataactataataataacaataactataataataacaataactataataataactaataataacaacaataactataacaataacaatataataataacaataataataacaacaataactatAACAATAactataacaataacaataactataataataactataacaataactataataataactaactataacaataactaactataataataactataataataataacaataactataataataacaacaataactataacaataactataataataacaataactataACAATAactataacaataacaataactataataataactataacaataacaataactataataataacaataactataacaataacaataataataataacaataactataACAATAactataacaataacaataataataacaataacaataataataactaacaaTAACTATAacaataactataataataactataacaataataataataataacaataacaattaaagctgcaagcagcgatgaacgggccctcgcccttATGGGCACGTCTGGGGAACGCGCACGTCGGGGCACGTACATGTCTTCAGGCCAAGACTCttttaaaacatgtcaaatttggggaagattggacaataCATAGTCAATTTACTACaacttcctgttgccagtagggggcgctatgactatcacgCATAATACCATGTATATGTCTTCAGGACGGGTCTCTTATCAATCATGTCAAATTTGGGGatgattggacaatgtatagtgAATTTACAACACCTTTCCTGaagggggcgctatgactatcacgcataataccatgtatatgtcttcaggccggcCCCcttataaaatatatcaaatttGGGGAAGCttggacaatgtatagtcaatttacaacaacttgctgtttcctgtagggggcgctatgactttcACTCATAATGTTACATATATGTCTTCGGGCCTGGACTATTATCCAGGTTGTgaagtttggggcagatcggactatgtaaagtcaagttacaacagcttCCTGTGTCATGGCGAAACATCAGAATTCGCCGCGCCACCACAACAACGCCGTTTAGCATAAATACAAAAACTTCGCAATTTAGCATCATGAAGGTGTTGAGAATCTGCTGCCCAACTTTGAGATGGATCGCTTGAATCCTCTAGGAGGAGTATCGCAAAGTTCCATAcctaaaaagagacaaaatggcGTCTTTGCACATGACGTATGACATCACCGTTCGAGCGATCAAATATTTCTTCGCAATTTAGCATCACAGTAGTATGAAGGTTATACCACCCAAATTTCACGCGAATCCGATGAAGTCTCTAGGAGCAGTTGATAAAAGTATGaatataatacataaaatacacataattcaatatggccgacttctgggtgggcggagctaatgaaacccaattagGAATATGTCTGAAATCATGAGCAGGATGtgcctaccaaatttcatgaatatcggatcaactttgacaaagttaagatttcaacgcgttagggggcgctatggagcccactggcgacgcccgttccgaaacactacagaacattgcaattttcgccactcccgACGCACGTTCCaattttggtgagtttttggggatgggaaaggcctcaaaaacgcgattttgcagcagaaaaataataataattaaagctgcaagcagcgatgaacggacCCTCGCCCTTATGGGCACGTCTGGGGAACGCGCACGTCGGGGCACGTACATGTCTTCAGGCCAAGACTCttttaaaacatgtcaaatttggggaagattggacaataCATAGTCAACTTACTACaacttcctgttgccagtagggggcgctatgactatcacgCACAATACCATGTATATGTCTTCAGGACGGGTCTCTTATCAATCATGTCAAATTTGGGGatgattggacaatgtatagtcaatttaaaacaacttgctgtttcctgtagggggcgctaagactatcacgcataataccatgtatatgtcttcaggccggcACCcttataaaatatatcaaatttggggaagattggacaatgtatagtcaatttacaacaacttgctgtttcctgtagggggcgctatgactttcACTCATAATGTTACATATATGTCTTCGGGCCTGGactattatccagcttgtgaagttcggggcagatcggactaggtaaagtcaagtaacaacagcctcctgtgtcATGGCGAACAATCAAAATTCACGTACGACATCACCGTTCGAGCGATCAAAATTTCCTTCGCAATTTAGCATCACAGTAGTTTGAAGTTTATACCACCCAAATTTGAAGCGAATCCGATGAtgtctctaggaggagttcgtaaaagtatgcataaaatacataaaacgcacaaaatccaatatggccgactttcgggtgggcggagctagtaa
This window of the Sebastes fasciatus isolate fSebFas1 chromosome 2, fSebFas1.pri, whole genome shotgun sequence genome carries:
- the cebpg gene encoding CCAAT/enhancer-binding protein gamma — encoded protein: MSRPSQAKLTTSDHNGVSVIQSQAHAAAASSSSVAGLQQVPQLVPADPSAGGGKALSPSEMKKPHAEKDSDEYRQRRERNNLAVKKSRMRSKQKAQDTQQRVNELKEENERLEAKIKLLSKELSVLKDLFLEHAHNLADNVQPPAGAEGSSPAPNNASTNGQ